A genomic segment from Bdellovibrio sp. ArHS encodes:
- a CDS encoding chemotaxis protein CheB has product MMNTHYLFPGKLAAFKEETVISTLLGSCVAVAIYDPSTKIGGLNHYLLPEGLPEESRNSRYASFAIPQLIEECVRLGANRGKMQAKIYGGGNVISVSQLGDGIGKRNIEIAEQLLREFNIPIVERNVAGESARTIKMNTSTFEVIHNSPRDTGSVDKPVDVSGFKPLSVARNVKVLVVDDSATVRTLFTNIFTKSGLEVVGSAADPYQAREMILSKKPDVVTLDIEMPKMSGVMFLEKLMKHHPIPVVMVSSLASTGEAALKSLELGAVEFVHKPSQFDPAVLKDLAAMLVDKVRAAASVNVLKRLKDLPPVIDTKATTPMKMSVRRSAELKVVVLGGNAGSADAVEKFVKNLAADTPPVVVACSTVANFATAFISKLKQGSKVTPVLAKDGEFLRMGHVYFIPAEHHGKLQTGVSGPVLNIQKGAPVASQLPSANVLFQSAAAAYNKGVYAVLLGGFGGDGVEGLTEVQKKGGATVVQHPEEAQFPYAPQKAIELGVADEILKSDMLAHHLMQYRNQNLY; this is encoded by the coding sequence ATGATGAATACCCATTATTTGTTCCCTGGAAAATTGGCGGCCTTTAAAGAAGAAACCGTGATCTCAACATTGTTGGGCTCTTGTGTAGCTGTGGCTATTTACGATCCGTCGACGAAAATTGGCGGCCTCAATCACTATCTGTTGCCGGAAGGATTGCCTGAAGAAAGTCGTAACAGCCGTTATGCCAGTTTCGCCATTCCTCAGCTTATCGAGGAATGCGTTCGCTTGGGGGCTAACCGCGGTAAAATGCAGGCTAAGATCTATGGGGGTGGCAATGTTATTAGCGTCTCTCAGCTTGGTGATGGCATTGGGAAACGCAATATTGAAATAGCGGAACAATTGCTGCGCGAATTCAATATTCCGATTGTTGAAAGAAATGTTGCGGGCGAATCAGCTCGCACAATCAAGATGAATACTTCCACGTTCGAAGTGATTCACAATTCACCCCGCGATACGGGATCTGTGGATAAACCTGTGGATGTGTCGGGCTTCAAACCCTTGTCTGTAGCGAGAAATGTGAAAGTTCTTGTTGTTGATGACTCGGCCACGGTGCGGACTCTGTTTACGAATATTTTCACGAAAAGTGGTTTGGAAGTCGTCGGTTCTGCCGCAGATCCCTACCAGGCTCGCGAAATGATTTTAAGCAAAAAGCCGGACGTTGTGACCTTGGATATTGAAATGCCCAAGATGTCGGGTGTGATGTTTTTAGAAAAGCTCATGAAGCATCATCCAATTCCGGTAGTGATGGTGTCCTCTTTAGCCAGTACAGGAGAAGCCGCACTCAAATCTTTAGAATTAGGCGCGGTGGAGTTTGTGCACAAACCTTCACAATTTGATCCCGCGGTTTTGAAGGACTTGGCGGCGATGTTGGTTGATAAAGTGCGGGCTGCAGCTTCAGTGAATGTGCTAAAACGCTTGAAGGACCTGCCGCCGGTGATCGATACCAAGGCGACGACACCCATGAAAATGTCCGTGCGCAGATCGGCGGAGTTGAAAGTGGTGGTTTTGGGTGGAAATGCCGGCAGTGCCGACGCCGTTGAGAAATTCGTTAAGAATCTGGCAGCGGATACACCGCCTGTTGTGGTGGCGTGCAGTACTGTCGCTAACTTTGCCACTGCTTTTATCAGCAAGTTGAAACAAGGTTCCAAAGTCACTCCCGTTCTGGCTAAGGACGGAGAATTTTTACGAATGGGACATGTGTATTTCATTCCTGCTGAACATCATGGAAAACTTCAAACCGGAGTCAGTGGCCCGGTGCTTAATATTCAAAAAGGTGCGCCCGTTGCTTCCCAACTACCTTCGGCCAATGTTCTTTTCCAATCTGCGGCGGCAGCTTATAACAAAGGCGTCTATGCGGTTTTATTGGGAGGTTTCGGTGGAGATGGCGTCGAAGGTCTTACCGAAGTGCAAAAAAAAGGTGGTGCCACTGTGGTGCAGCACCCTGAGGAAGCTCAATTCCCTTATGCTCCTCAAAAAGCCATTGAACTAGGTGTGGCGGATGAGATACTTAAATCAGATATGTTAGCGCATCATCTGATGCAGTATCGAAACCAAAACTTATACTAG
- a CDS encoding di-heme oxidoredictase family protein, producing MKAWIVLSAFNIIVGGMAHAASGIDMDYVHAIKSGGDTTIMIRGESIRAFRNPAANLTEEEIARHLTGDALFERNFSDDAGRFDHGLGPVFNNTSCNACHSKDGRGALPVLMPGQEWVQLRQNESVFLRISIEDGSQRPKTAETHWGAPVPVPGFSDQLFHLGSMGVRKDLPGVGQAQVWMKYDKSVFTYPDGTSVQLRKPVFKITDAYDEYFDSVTGEVKSRLYEKDVKTSPRMGTPMIGLGLLEAIRESDILALAARDLSAEGVKGTVNWVFDIEKSMQQEARPVSMGRFGLKNNTPSVFHQSLGALRGDIGVTNYAFPMESIFGTALFESFVQNPKVPSPLEASDQVANDLVFYSQTLAVPSRRNVTEAEVVRGAQIFHQVSCTSCHQPSFVTGPHKIAAFSNQKIYPFTDMLLHDMGEGLADGRQDFDANGRQWKTRPLWGLGHTQTINPRAGFLHDGRARTIEEAILWHGGEGEYSKNKFIHLPKADRSALIQFIRSL from the coding sequence ATGAAAGCCTGGATTGTTCTTTCTGCTTTTAATATCATCGTCGGAGGCATGGCTCATGCGGCTTCCGGAATCGATATGGATTATGTTCATGCAATAAAATCCGGTGGTGATACGACAATCATGATAAGAGGAGAATCCATCCGGGCTTTTCGCAATCCTGCAGCGAATCTCACTGAAGAAGAAATCGCACGTCATCTGACCGGCGATGCTCTTTTTGAACGAAATTTTTCCGACGACGCCGGTCGTTTTGATCACGGTCTTGGGCCGGTCTTCAATAATACAAGCTGTAATGCCTGCCACTCTAAGGATGGTCGCGGCGCTTTGCCGGTCCTTATGCCCGGACAAGAATGGGTTCAGCTTCGTCAAAATGAATCAGTTTTTTTGCGGATTAGTATCGAAGATGGCAGCCAACGTCCTAAGACAGCCGAGACTCATTGGGGAGCCCCCGTGCCGGTGCCCGGTTTTTCTGATCAACTTTTTCATCTAGGCTCTATGGGGGTTCGTAAAGATCTGCCTGGCGTGGGACAAGCCCAGGTTTGGATGAAGTATGATAAAAGTGTATTTACTTATCCCGATGGAACTTCGGTACAACTGCGTAAGCCGGTTTTTAAAATCACCGATGCCTACGATGAATATTTCGACTCTGTGACCGGCGAAGTGAAAAGTCGTCTGTACGAAAAAGATGTCAAAACCAGTCCGCGCATGGGTACTCCTATGATCGGCTTGGGACTTTTGGAAGCAATCCGTGAATCCGATATCCTGGCTTTGGCGGCCCGGGATCTTTCTGCAGAAGGCGTGAAAGGAACCGTGAACTGGGTGTTCGATATTGAAAAATCCATGCAGCAAGAAGCTCGTCCTGTTTCGATGGGACGTTTTGGATTGAAAAACAATACACCTTCTGTCTTTCACCAATCGTTAGGTGCTTTACGGGGCGATATCGGTGTGACCAATTATGCTTTTCCCATGGAAAGCATCTTCGGTACGGCGCTATTTGAATCCTTTGTGCAAAATCCGAAGGTGCCATCGCCTTTGGAGGCCAGCGATCAGGTGGCGAATGATTTGGTTTTTTACTCTCAAACTTTGGCGGTGCCGTCTCGCAGAAATGTGACCGAAGCCGAGGTGGTTCGGGGCGCGCAGATTTTTCATCAAGTCAGTTGTACCAGCTGTCATCAGCCGAGCTTTGTGACGGGACCTCATAAAATTGCAGCTTTCAGCAACCAAAAAATCTATCCCTTCACGGATATGCTTTTGCACGATATGGGTGAAGGGTTGGCCGACGGACGTCAGGACTTCGATGCTAATGGACGGCAGTGGAAGACACGTCCTTTATGGGGGCTTGGCCATACACAAACCATCAACCCCCGTGCGGGATTTTTGCATGATGGACGGGCACGAACCATTGAGGAAGCAATTCTGTGGCATGGTGGGGAAGGCGAGTATTCCAAAAACAAATTCATCCATCTTCCCAAAGCGGATCGCTCCGCTTTGATTCAGTTCATTCGTTCACTTTAA
- a CDS encoding ATP-binding protein translates to MSDENNANGFPGQDDTVVLIDFAQVEEVSRVFFEESKEILEELDNQILKLEDNPSDLDQINVLFRKVHTIKGSVGAVPGGQLLGSLAHEFEALLTRIKRDHHTVTKECIDLFLKSSRIMKVLAQSLRNKSELYPEELSEAIELIASYGSFDLASEVGSANSKNNKSRPVATLSSEEQGVWLSLNQLNEFLRLSGELLVLKNFFHMMNQTVNFRLQPDLFERRQSDFSQNLNKISDQFQNQVQSVRKEKAADSFKALQLLVRQASTELNKNVQLEMLGSDLMIDKGLGQDLYEALVHIARNSIDHGIEDQFERALQGKSPIGNLILDISEKSNTIHLSFKDDGKGLDKERILQRALKNGLVSESEVSQLSDEQIYKFIFNAGFSTKDKVTTISGRGVGMDIVLAIVEKYQGKIHIDNQPGQGAAFRLEIPVPQHIMVESALLCAWGDYRLAVPLTSVAHISSCRELQMTTVDRLRFCQFSGLTVPLLNYSEVLHHQVSASEETVRSSSAVFIRLKDAVFALLVDRIEAQTDLVVKGFGRIVGEQKGFKGVSILADEKVTYIVDPERMIQLLFQLESMKEAA, encoded by the coding sequence ATGTCTGACGAAAATAATGCTAACGGATTTCCAGGACAGGACGACACTGTTGTTCTGATCGACTTCGCGCAAGTTGAAGAAGTCTCTCGCGTTTTCTTTGAAGAATCCAAAGAGATTTTAGAAGAACTCGACAATCAAATTCTGAAGCTTGAAGACAACCCTTCGGACTTAGACCAGATCAATGTTCTTTTCAGAAAAGTCCATACAATCAAAGGCAGTGTCGGCGCCGTTCCTGGTGGACAGTTGCTGGGTTCACTGGCGCATGAATTCGAAGCTCTTTTAACCCGCATCAAGCGCGACCATCACACGGTGACCAAAGAGTGTATCGATCTATTCCTTAAGAGTTCTCGCATCATGAAAGTTCTGGCGCAAAGTCTGCGAAATAAAAGCGAACTCTATCCCGAGGAACTGAGCGAGGCTATCGAACTTATTGCCAGTTATGGCAGTTTTGATCTGGCCAGTGAAGTGGGTTCTGCTAACTCCAAAAATAACAAATCTCGCCCGGTCGCGACGTTGAGTTCGGAAGAGCAAGGTGTTTGGCTTTCACTCAATCAGTTGAATGAGTTTTTGCGTCTGTCGGGTGAGCTTCTGGTTCTTAAAAATTTCTTCCACATGATGAATCAGACGGTGAACTTCCGTTTGCAACCAGACCTGTTCGAAAGACGCCAATCTGATTTCTCTCAGAATCTTAACAAGATCAGCGATCAGTTTCAAAATCAGGTCCAAAGTGTGCGTAAAGAAAAAGCAGCGGACAGCTTTAAAGCTCTGCAGTTGCTGGTTCGTCAGGCCTCTACCGAACTGAATAAAAACGTTCAACTGGAGATGCTGGGCAGTGATTTGATGATCGATAAAGGATTGGGCCAGGATCTTTATGAAGCCTTGGTGCATATTGCGCGAAACTCGATCGATCATGGTATCGAAGATCAATTCGAGCGTGCCCTCCAGGGGAAATCCCCTATAGGCAATTTGATTCTGGATATTTCTGAAAAGAGCAATACGATTCACCTGTCATTTAAAGATGACGGAAAAGGTCTGGATAAAGAGCGCATTCTTCAACGCGCTTTAAAAAACGGTCTTGTTTCTGAATCTGAAGTTTCACAGTTGAGTGATGAGCAGATTTATAAATTTATTTTCAATGCTGGATTTTCTACGAAGGACAAAGTCACCACCATCTCCGGACGGGGGGTCGGCATGGACATTGTTCTGGCCATTGTCGAAAAGTACCAGGGAAAAATTCACATCGACAATCAACCGGGACAGGGGGCCGCCTTTCGCCTGGAAATTCCGGTGCCTCAGCACATCATGGTGGAAAGCGCTTTATTATGTGCCTGGGGCGACTATCGTTTGGCCGTGCCTTTGACCTCAGTGGCACATATCAGTTCGTGTCGGGAACTACAAATGACCACGGTGGATCGCCTTAGATTCTGTCAATTTAGTGGACTGACTGTGCCTCTTTTAAACTATTCAGAAGTTTTACATCATCAGGTCAGTGCCAGCGAAGAAACAGTTCGATCTTCTTCAGCTGTATTTATTCGGCTGAAAGACGCGGTCTTTGCTCTTTTGGTAGATCGTATCGAAGCGCAAACGGATCTTGTGGTAAAAGGCTTTGGCAGAATTGTCGGCGAACAAAAAGGTTTCAAAGGCGTATCGATTCTGGCTGACGAAAAAGTGACCTACATTGTCGATCCGGAAAGAATGATTCAGCTTTTATTCCAGCTTGAAAGCATGAAGGAGGCCGCATGA
- a CDS encoding chemotaxis protein CheW yields MSDFFSDDFTAELKAYFLDSVCKETDKFIDLTDDSTLRRIRGEVAEQARAWAVDAKTNEFQYFSQWLEQFEERTQNFKEPRELIRALKTLKAYAEALSQEKSDSSDYLVRFALEVELRQEVQLLHCKWGRHEFAIPLLNVVEISSQIPLFPLPDRKEGLMGVIPFRGEAVPVISFQDHGFKQTDIKNTFYVICEHQGVRFSLQVTETDDLMSLKESELQNVESHSSVIQTAFVSQFFIKGTKSIMILDLEKLVA; encoded by the coding sequence ATGAGTGATTTTTTTAGTGATGATTTTACGGCCGAACTGAAAGCTTACTTCTTGGACAGTGTCTGCAAAGAGACTGACAAGTTCATTGACTTAACCGACGATTCGACCTTACGACGCATTCGTGGTGAAGTTGCGGAACAAGCCCGGGCCTGGGCGGTGGATGCAAAAACCAACGAGTTCCAATACTTTTCCCAGTGGTTAGAACAATTTGAAGAGCGTACGCAAAACTTCAAGGAACCCCGTGAACTGATTCGTGCCCTAAAAACTTTGAAAGCTTATGCCGAAGCTTTGTCGCAGGAAAAGTCTGATTCTTCGGACTATCTGGTGCGTTTTGCTCTTGAAGTGGAACTACGACAGGAAGTGCAACTGCTTCACTGCAAATGGGGCAGGCATGAATTCGCGATTCCTCTTTTGAATGTGGTTGAGATCAGCAGTCAAATTCCTCTTTTTCCCCTACCGGATAGAAAAGAAGGTTTGATGGGGGTGATCCCTTTCCGTGGCGAAGCGGTGCCAGTCATCAGCTTCCAGGATCACGGATTTAAACAAACGGATATTAAAAACACTTTTTATGTTATCTGCGAACATCAGGGCGTTCGCTTTTCCTTGCAGGTGACTGAAACCGATGACTTGATGAGCTTGAAAGAATCTGAACTGCAGAATGTGGAAAGCCATTCCTCTGTAATTCAGACGGCCTTTGTTTCACAATTTTTTATTAAAGGCACGAAGAGCATCATGATTCTGGATCTTGAAAAACTGGTGGCATGA
- a CDS encoding imelysin family protein, with amino-acid sequence MKALKLMAAALTFVGAMAQAATNQEIINHVSYNVILATYNDLASQAAKLNVAVNALAANPTEANLATAQEAWRATRVPWESSEAFLFGPVDSLGIDPLLDTWPLNILDLDSVLKSNRTITTDFVRALGTNLQGFHTIEYLLFGDGKSANTKPVGALTAKQFEYLKATSALLTEHAAYLASAWTKNYDPENPSAPGYVTVISQPGFDNPFYSSDRAVMEEFVQGMMGILDEVANGKMSDPMGADINSANMALVESPFSWNSLNDFTNNIRSVYSIYTGHYRSSKGPGIKALVERVDAGLANRVENEILNCMQLIQAIRPTGGGDFGQAIFTHEGRARAQKAIDALNALHATMENEVLPTLDM; translated from the coding sequence ATGAAAGCTTTGAAACTCATGGCAGCAGCTTTGACCTTCGTTGGTGCGATGGCGCAAGCGGCGACGAATCAGGAAATCATCAATCACGTTTCTTATAATGTGATTCTTGCGACCTATAATGATCTGGCTTCACAGGCCGCAAAGTTGAATGTGGCTGTGAATGCTTTGGCAGCAAACCCTACCGAGGCAAATCTAGCAACGGCCCAAGAGGCTTGGCGTGCGACACGTGTGCCCTGGGAAAGTTCAGAAGCTTTCTTGTTCGGGCCCGTGGACTCTTTAGGTATTGATCCTTTGTTAGATACTTGGCCTTTGAATATCCTGGATCTTGATTCTGTTTTGAAATCCAACCGCACGATCACTACTGATTTTGTCCGTGCACTGGGAACCAACCTTCAAGGCTTCCATACTATTGAATATCTTTTATTCGGTGATGGTAAATCTGCCAATACGAAGCCGGTAGGCGCATTGACGGCGAAACAGTTCGAATACTTAAAAGCGACATCGGCTTTGTTGACTGAGCACGCGGCTTATCTGGCTAGCGCATGGACAAAGAACTATGATCCCGAAAATCCATCAGCTCCTGGCTATGTAACAGTGATCAGTCAGCCGGGATTTGACAATCCCTTCTATTCTTCCGACCGTGCGGTGATGGAAGAGTTTGTTCAAGGTATGATGGGTATTCTGGACGAAGTCGCGAACGGCAAAATGTCGGATCCGATGGGTGCAGATATCAACTCGGCGAACATGGCATTGGTAGAGTCTCCGTTTTCCTGGAATTCATTGAATGATTTCACGAATAACATCCGTTCCGTTTACAGCATTTACACAGGTCACTACAGAAGCTCTAAAGGCCCTGGTATTAAGGCGCTGGTAGAAAGAGTGGATGCAGGTCTGGCAAATCGTGTTGAAAATGAAATCTTGAATTGCATGCAGTTGATTCAGGCGATTCGCCCAACTGGCGGCGGTGATTTCGGTCAAGCGATCTTTACTCATGAAGGTCGCGCGCGCGCGCAAAAAGCAATCGATGCGTTGAATGCTCTGCACGCGACAATGGAAAACGAAGTTCTGCCAACACTTGATATGTAA
- a CDS encoding aldehyde dehydrogenase family protein, whose translation MELSNFIGGEFVPAESKSTFSKFNPFTGQLLASVSSSDAMDVVKALQVAKKAALGFKDTTTEQRADLLNSLAQALQNDADQIAYEEALHQGLPHSFVLKNSVEVAVRVLRDIAEDVRPAQDSQIRYQPSGIVGIITSWCCSLRLIVERMAPALAAGNVVVVKVSEQSPITAKILGECLQKSRIPAGVVNILQGSAEVAQVIAGHPSIRAVTAAGKTSTIEAIAKVALPQFKKLQLSGGAKNPSAVLAETDFKSLLPEILRPFLMGQGQMCWNVSQLFVLESLAPEFLTALKDYLTTLRPLKDPRGSETWTPLISEASVRNIDQKIQSGVGEHGKIFVGGPAEEAGYFYRPTVMLDLPHCSLLQQDELHGPLLLVTPVKYQHEIQKWANTSYLAHSAVIWGPTEKALKVASSLDAAHVWLNSWTPGEAPVVFGHKQSSFGNLDMSWNGSFYSDVKKLAGL comes from the coding sequence TTGGAACTTTCGAACTTTATCGGCGGGGAGTTCGTCCCTGCTGAAAGTAAATCCACATTTTCTAAATTCAATCCCTTTACTGGTCAGCTTTTAGCTTCGGTGTCATCATCGGACGCCATGGACGTCGTCAAGGCGTTGCAGGTCGCAAAGAAGGCGGCTCTGGGTTTTAAAGACACGACGACGGAACAACGAGCGGATTTATTAAATTCCCTCGCGCAAGCTTTGCAGAACGACGCGGATCAAATTGCTTATGAAGAAGCGCTTCATCAGGGGCTTCCGCACTCTTTCGTTTTAAAAAACAGTGTCGAAGTCGCCGTGCGAGTCTTGCGTGATATTGCCGAAGATGTGCGCCCTGCTCAAGACTCCCAGATACGCTATCAACCTTCTGGGATCGTCGGCATCATCACATCCTGGTGTTGTTCATTGCGTTTGATCGTGGAAAGAATGGCTCCGGCATTGGCTGCAGGAAATGTGGTTGTCGTTAAAGTATCGGAACAGTCTCCGATCACAGCGAAGATTCTGGGCGAGTGTTTACAGAAATCTCGGATCCCAGCCGGTGTTGTAAACATCTTGCAGGGAAGTGCTGAAGTGGCGCAAGTGATTGCAGGTCATCCCAGCATTCGCGCTGTGACGGCGGCGGGAAAAACTTCAACAATCGAAGCGATTGCAAAAGTCGCATTGCCTCAGTTTAAAAAGCTTCAATTGAGTGGCGGTGCCAAGAATCCTTCTGCCGTGTTGGCGGAAACAGATTTCAAAAGTCTTCTTCCAGAAATTCTGCGTCCGTTCCTTATGGGACAGGGGCAGATGTGCTGGAATGTGTCCCAGTTGTTTGTGCTCGAGTCTTTAGCTCCTGAATTTCTAACTGCCTTGAAAGACTATCTAACGACTCTCAGACCCCTAAAAGATCCGCGGGGAAGTGAGACCTGGACACCTTTGATTTCGGAAGCCTCAGTGCGCAACATTGATCAAAAGATTCAAAGTGGTGTTGGCGAACACGGAAAAATTTTTGTGGGAGGACCGGCGGAAGAAGCGGGCTATTTTTATAGGCCGACAGTGATGCTCGATCTGCCTCATTGCAGTCTTCTTCAGCAAGATGAATTGCATGGGCCTCTTCTCTTGGTGACCCCTGTGAAGTATCAGCACGAGATACAAAAATGGGCGAATACCTCTTATCTCGCCCACTCGGCGGTGATCTGGGGGCCGACAGAAAAAGCGTTGAAGGTGGCGTCATCCTTGGACGCCGCCCATGTGTGGCTTAACTCCTGGACACCTGGCGAGGCGCCGGTGGTCTTTGGACATAAGCAGTCGAGCTTTGGTAATCTCGACATGTCATGGAACGGGTCGTTTTATTCGGATGTAAAAAAATTGGCGGGCCTCTGA
- a CDS encoding response regulator encodes MGLRRFWQYMSVSNKLYAVIGVMALLIALELFSLYFAMNTLSSVRSFVTGESLWSKAQKDAVISLHKYARTRDAKFYLAFRENLQIPLGDSKARRALEQEPPDLQGAFDGFSQGKIHTDDIPGVINLMNFRSFHYVKEAVRIWREGDDLTNELIAYGENLHELIQKNAPPQQVIQTLNTIDELNDRLTVLEGNFSYTLGEGSRWLEEVLLITLILAVLIVEGTGLALTITFSRNLSKGLKEINSAAKKIGEGQFNVEVPVRSRDELGQLAESLNKMAFDLRSSIGERRQAEQASQLKSLFLANMSHEIRTPLAAIIGFSELLKDTNLSETERHQYLDVIQRTGENLTRIINDILDLSKVEAGHLEIERSSFSLSHLLDDIHVLMVARAHGKPLHIEFNRRGIVPDTVTTDPLRLRQVLTNILGNAIKFTDQGYVRMTYEVSGNSLVFTIKDTGVGISGEKRSLLFQPFSQVDNSISRKYEGTGLGLVLSRRLAEMMGGTVNLEESQVGKGSTFIIRIALEPSAPSQKGFQLPKKDFINNKQLSETSILLVDDVEDNRLLIQRMLSKRGAKLTLATNGEEGLHKALNENYDIILMDIQMPIMDGYTATKKLRQAGYKKPIIALTAHAMKDDRERCLEAGCTDYLTKPVHVEALVQTILSHSFIEEI; translated from the coding sequence ATGGGACTGAGACGCTTTTGGCAATACATGTCGGTATCGAACAAACTTTACGCTGTCATCGGCGTCATGGCTTTGTTGATCGCTTTAGAACTTTTCTCTTTATATTTTGCGATGAACACCCTTTCTTCTGTGCGCAGCTTTGTGACAGGCGAAAGCCTTTGGTCAAAAGCGCAGAAGGACGCGGTCATCAGCCTGCATAAATATGCCCGGACCCGCGACGCCAAATTCTATCTAGCGTTCCGAGAGAATTTGCAGATTCCTCTGGGTGACAGCAAAGCCCGTCGCGCTTTGGAACAAGAGCCTCCCGATTTGCAAGGGGCCTTCGACGGCTTTTCTCAAGGTAAAATTCATACCGATGATATTCCAGGAGTCATCAACTTGATGAACTTCCGCAGCTTTCATTACGTCAAGGAAGCAGTTCGCATCTGGCGGGAAGGCGATGATCTGACAAACGAGTTGATCGCCTATGGCGAAAACCTTCACGAGCTTATTCAAAAGAACGCTCCCCCACAGCAGGTCATTCAGACACTGAATACGATAGATGAACTGAACGATCGATTGACTGTCCTTGAAGGCAACTTTTCCTATACATTAGGTGAAGGTTCACGCTGGCTGGAAGAGGTTTTATTGATCACCCTGATCCTTGCCGTCCTGATTGTTGAAGGAACGGGCTTGGCACTGACTATTACCTTCAGCCGCAACCTTTCAAAAGGCCTGAAAGAAATCAACTCGGCCGCCAAAAAGATCGGGGAAGGTCAGTTTAATGTGGAGGTTCCTGTCCGTTCCAGGGACGAACTGGGACAGCTTGCCGAATCTCTTAATAAGATGGCATTCGATTTACGCAGCAGTATCGGCGAAAGACGCCAGGCCGAGCAGGCCAGTCAGTTGAAAAGTCTTTTTCTGGCGAATATGAGTCATGAAATCAGAACTCCCTTAGCCGCTATCATCGGGTTTTCTGAGTTACTTAAAGACACGAATCTTTCCGAAACCGAAAGACACCAATATCTCGATGTCATTCAACGAACCGGAGAAAATCTGACTCGTATCATCAACGATATTTTAGATCTTTCGAAGGTGGAAGCCGGGCATCTTGAAATTGAAAGAAGTTCTTTCTCTCTTTCACACCTTCTGGATGACATTCACGTTCTGATGGTGGCTAGGGCCCATGGCAAGCCTTTACATATTGAATTCAACCGTCGCGGAATCGTGCCCGACACAGTTACGACGGATCCCCTTCGTCTTCGTCAGGTCCTGACGAACATTTTGGGGAATGCGATCAAGTTCACGGATCAGGGCTACGTTCGCATGACCTATGAAGTCTCAGGAAATAGTTTGGTTTTTACAATTAAAGATACCGGTGTGGGAATCTCGGGTGAAAAACGCTCTTTATTATTCCAACCCTTCAGCCAAGTTGATAACTCTATTTCAAGAAAATACGAAGGCACGGGTTTGGGACTTGTTTTGTCCCGTCGCCTGGCCGAGATGATGGGAGGCACCGTCAACTTGGAAGAAAGCCAGGTCGGCAAAGGCAGTACCTTTATTATCCGCATTGCCTTAGAGCCCTCGGCTCCGTCCCAGAAAGGCTTCCAGCTTCCAAAAAAAGACTTTATCAACAATAAACAACTGTCGGAAACTTCCATTTTGTTAGTGGACGATGTTGAAGACAACCGTCTATTGATTCAAAGAATGCTCAGTAAGCGTGGCGCGAAACTCACCTTGGCCACCAATGGCGAAGAAGGACTTCATAAGGCTTTGAACGAAAACTACGATATTATTCTGATGGACATCCAGATGCCGATTATGGATGGCTATACGGCCACTAAAAAATTGCGCCAGGCAGGATATAAAAAACCGATCATCGCACTCACGGCTCACGCTATGAAAGATGATCGGGAAAGATGTCTGGAGGCAGGCTGCACGGACTATTTGACCAAGCCCGTGCATGTGGAAGCATTAGTTCAGACGATTTTAAGTCATTCATTCATCGAAGAAATTTAG